The nucleotide sequence CTTCCCCCCATCATCCACTTCTTCAGAGGATTCCCATCCCCAACTCCCTAGATAGAGACTTCACATGGAAGGGGGTGGGAATGGGGACTGGGGTCTTAGTTCCTGCCTGGAGACTTGGGGTTGGAGGGGGGGGTCACTGGGCTGAGAGGGTCTCTTAAGGCTGgggaagccccccccccaactaGCCCTCCCCTTCAAGGTACATTCTCTGATTTGGGGCCAAATTCCAGACCCCAAGgatcccctccaccccccacaggGAGGGGCTTTGGTGCCGGGTGGCAGCAGAATGTAGGTGGACAGTCAGATGACAGACAGCCAGACAGACATAAttcaggctgggagctgggggaggcagcatggagcagagaggggcagccTGAGGTCAcctgccccattctctctttttagtttttagttttttagttttttaattttttgattagtttcagtaaaaataaaaagaatggaatagaggcagggagagggctcGATGGTCAAGACTCCTTCCTCACCACAGTCAAGAGGAAAGGACTGACCAGGAGTAGGGGACTACCTTGGGAGCGGGGAGTGAGTCCCCAGGGCCGATGTGGGGGGGCGCAGCTGAGGCCCCCTTActctcccagccctccccacctaGGCCTTTGGTACAGTGGCCTGCGGGGCTCAGCAGGTAAAGTCCTCAAAAGTGCCTCGGGCCGGATGGTGAGGTAGGATGTTGGCAGCATACTTCATCCCGGCAGGATGGCCCCGGAGGCTCTCACACGGGTTCTAGGGGAACGGCACAGGACAGGTACTGGTTATCAGAAGGGCCACAGGTGGTACCGGGGCGTGGGGGAGGCAAAGGAGAAGAGGTGGTGAGGGGGGTGgtcctggggttgggggggaagggacagggccTGAGGGCACCCCTCTCTTGCTCCCTCACATGTCTTTTGACGTCATCCAGGCTAAGGGCCACACCCTTGTCTGCGCTGCTCCTTTTGGCCTCCTTCTGGCACTTTCCTCTTCTGCACAGCTTGTGCTTAATGACCTGAGACAGAGGTGAGTGGCTGGGCAGGCTGGAACCCTGCAGCGCTGTGGCCCCGCCCTGACATCCCACCCACAAGTACCTCATAGGCGTAGTCAAAGAGCTCCAGTACTGTGAGGATGCTGGCCCCAATGAACAGGCCCATCTGTCCCCCAATGtcacctgcaggggagggggcacagggaggaCAGTGGTGTCAGGACACCTTGGAAGCAGCAGAGCTTACTGGAACAGGGACAGTTAAGTCGTATTTGCAAATAGATCTACAGCCTTTATACAGAAGGAGCACAAAGCAATTCTGGTGgggttcttattttcttcatgcttttctgcctttttttttttcttttctaaagtggACAGGtattattcagaaaatataaaataccccAACATTCATTTTCTGGGCAAATTTTCAAAGGTTTATGAAAGagtcccccattcatgctcacagGCCTGTCTCTACCACTTTGCCCTAAGAGAAGGTtcagccccctcctcccactctaTACCAAGACAACAGAGTTTGGGGAAAGGACCGAGGGGGACAGCATGAGAGAAAGGAACTTgtgggacagagggaggcagccTGCTTTGAGTGGTAGAGTGTCACACCATGCCCATAGCATGGGAAGGGGACAGTGCCATGAGCAgctcacccaggagccctgcaatTTCATAGGCCTTCTTCTGCTCAATAGTCTCATAGTTGAGGACTTCAAAGAAAATGTCCAGCACCAGGATGTTCTCCCTGcaaaggggttgggggaggagaccTAGGTTCAAGTCACATCTCTGTCCCTTACTAGCTAGGTGACCTTAGCAAGTTATCCTCTCTGAATCTGTCTCCATTTCCATAAAATGAGATGTCAATGGGGGTACCTGCCTTTTAGGACTGTCATAAGGATTAAATGTGATGGCATCTATGAAAAGACGTTCTGCACACCAGCAAGCAAGGTGTGACCCCAGTTGTAGCAGTGAGGATGAAGATAGAGAATGAAGCAAGGAGGAAAGAGGTGCTTCCTTTGCTTGCTCCAGCTAGATCTGCCTTCCATGCCCACCCTAGACCCTTTGGTTGCCTTCCCCTTGTTATCTCAGCCTCCTCCTGTCTGCTGGACCCTCAAAGCCCACTTATACCCTTTGCAAGTCCCAGCCCAAGGGCCCTGCCCTGTGCAGTTAGAGCCCTTACCCTATGTACTGTTCAGACTTGTTGAACTTCTTGGCCAGGTACTTGGCTGACGCTTTGCTGGGGATCTTGACCATGGACAGCTCCTTGCCATAGCGGGTTAGGTTGCAGGGCATTTCACACACACAGTACTCCTGGTCCTTCTCCACCAGGAAGTCTGTGCCCGACCAGGTGAGACGCACCAGTTGAGTGGGGTCCTTTGGCCAGCACCTTCCCAACATGAACATCCTGGCCCTGTCCAAAGCAAACCTGgacccccttctctttttctgaccTGTCCTTTGCCTCAGCCCTGTGCCTGCCCTGTGCTGATCCTCACCCAGCTCCCCATGGATATTTTGCAATCCTATATCTCATTGCCTCAGGGCCCTGAGGggttaaccagctgagacactgAGAGAAAGTGAGGGCCCCTCCCTGGTGATCCCAGTTCATTTTTCACAGGAGCCTCTAGAGATGCTATTCCCTGCCTTGCTGAGGTCAGACACAGGAGAGAGAGTTCAAGTGAAGCCCGATCCAGGAGTTATTTGAAGCTTCTGGGAACTTGGTCTAAACCCCCATGCATGTGGCTCCTCCCAAGACCGCCCCAGGACAGGGGTGCTCACCCAGAGCAGGATCCGCACACTCCTTATACTGTTCTGGAGTGCAGTATGGGGCATCCcctaacaaaggagaaaagacagtgGTGCAGGATGGAGATTAAAGGGGTCTTGTGATGATGGTGGTATCAAGGGCCTAGAAACTGGAAGCTAGGAAAAGGTGGGAGGGCAGGACTAGCCATCCCCCAGTCTGTCCTGAAGGTGACTCACCCTACAGTCCACATCCCTCTTGGACCCTTCCCACACTTTCCTATAGGTACAGGCAAGAATTGAGGTCAGAAGGACAAGAGCCATAGGAACATGGATGGGGCTAGAACCGGGGTGGGGAGAAGCTAGTTAGTCTTGCTTCCATGTTGGCAGGTGGTTGGTATGCATGGGGAGCTGGTGATTGGCAATGCAGGCTGCGGGGCCCCAAGTTTGGGTCTGGAGCTTTGGGGCCTGACCTGGCATGTGCACCATGCGACAGTTACAGTTCTCCACCAAGTAGCGTGTCTCACAGTCGATGCGGCAGGCAGTTATGCTGTAGGAGTCGAAGAAATCCGAGTCCATGGTAACAGCTTTGCAGGTGCCCCAGGGCGGGGGCAGGTAGATGAGCTGCTGGGAGAgccagggagctggggggtgTGGGGACTTCTCCCCGAGTCACCTTGATGGACTTCTCTGACAAGACGCAGAACTCAGGagtcctgccccctctccctccgcAAACTCTGAGGGTCTCAGAGTTTACAGAGCATTCCTGTTCATCCATGCGTCTCACTAGTCAGACTGGTACCCAGACCCTAGCTCACTTGTCCCTCCTGTATTCATTGCCCACCACTCCATCTCGACCCCTCAACACCCCACCCTGGGACCAGCTTCCCGTGGTCCTCTCACCCGCTGCTCCTGGCAGGACACAAAGGTCTGGAACCCTGGGGCCACACCAAAGCCCAGCTGGTCGATGAAGGGAGGTTCATCCTGACTGTGGATCTGCACTTTGATGCCCGCTTCGAAGGACGTCTCATCTATGGGAATGAGGGGGTTGTGTATTGGGAAGGCTTCTGACTCCCTAACTTCCTTCAGAGCTGGGGCTGTGGCACCTCTCCTTGGAGTAAGTACAGTGCTCACTGGGACAGGAGGAGGGGTTAGTCTGTTAGTCTGTGGGGGCCCTCACCCATCCCCAGGCTCCTTTCGGGTTCGCTAACTCCATGCTGCCCTGATGAACCCTGCAACCTACATACTTTTCTTACCTGGCTTCCGTTGTGCATCTTGGTGTCTTAAATTCTTTCCCAGAcactttctatttctccctttccttttgtcTGTTCTGCCCATCTCTCTCAGCCCCAAGGCCCCCTGAGACCAGACTGACTGCAGACGGCCCAAGAAGAGAGGCAGTTATTTATAGAGCAAGTGGCGGCCACTGATGGAAAGGAATGGCTGGTTACCCTGGAGAGTAACTGAACCAggaagggagagccagagaaCTGTGAGGGTGGCAGTCAGGTAGAGTCAGAGATGGAGAAGGCAAGATGgtaggaagaaggagggagagtccAAGTCCTGCCTCAAGTCCTACAGCGGAGCTCAGGGGTCCCCTGGTGGAGGCTGATGACTAGGGCCATGGGAAGGGGCCCCTGAGAGAAGTGACATACCAGTCTCTCCCCATACGGGCAGGTATTCGTCCTGCTGGATGTCCAGCATGATCTCCAGCCCATTGCCAGTCCCACCCTTCATGGTCTTCAGCCGTGGACGCCCATCTCGGCCCGAATTGAAGGTGTAGCACTTTCCGTACCGTGTGAAGACCTGGCGAGGGCAGAGTGGAGAACCTGAGAGTCCTGGCAGCACCCCGCTACCTACCAAGGGCTGTCCCCAAAACCCTCAACTGCTCAGGAAGGATTCCTTCTGTGCAGCCCATTCTCCATTTGTCCTCCTCCTcactcattctctgcccctctttgccctgctctgtgccctggaaAGCTGATCCCGGCGGGGTGTGCTGTCCGTGCTCCTCTGCCCCTTAGACAGGCTCTGGGTTCAGGGTGGCCAATGGGAGCTATCAATAAGGGATcagagggcagaaggagacagagatcaGGGCGTTCAtcctcccccacccttctcccctctgAGAATGTTCTGGCAGTGGTTTAGGCCCTCCGTGGCTACAGAACCTGCCAGGAGAGCGCCCTGCATAGCATCGCCGCTTCCCTGTGCCCCTTTAGCCCTGTATGTGACAACTTCCCACTACCACTAGGTGCCTGAGGCCTTCTGAGATAGATCTTCTCTTCTCCTGGATTTTGCCCCAGGCATCTGACATCGTGCTCTCCCCAAGCTCCTTCCCCCAAACCAAGGTAAGCGGTTTAGTTTTCTCTAGCAAGTAGTCCCTTATGTCTGTCATTGTCCCATCATCACCAGAACCTGAAAGTAGACCCAGTTGCCATCTCAAGGACCATGCTCACCCAAGTACCAGCACCTCCTCTCCAAGGATTTGGTACTGAGCACCCAGACATGCTTGGCAATGCTTGTACAGAACCATGAGGGCCTCAGAGGAGATCTGAGCCCTGGGGGCAGTCTTTCCACCCAGTCCCTCAGAGCAGCCCTTATCACAACTCTGATTACACAGccacagaaagaagaatgaacCAGTTCTTTATGGCCCTCTCCCTACAGCTTGCCTGAATGTTTCCAGGTTTCCACAAATGGGGTGAAGCTGCTTTTACTACTGCTTGATGGTGACAAAGTCCACAAAGCAAGTCAGAAGGTCAGTACAGACATAgtccagggaaagagaaagacagtatcAGGCCAGACCAGAGccgtgggggtgtgtgtgtggagattCCTAGGGAATAGAGTACCCATCGCCCTCCCCTTTCCTGCAACAGCCTCCTCCCccatccagaaaaagaaaacacatgcttTCCCCTATTCTGTGGGTAAGGTCCAGAGATGAGGTAGAGGGAGAACTCCAATGACTCTCAATCCCCCAGCCTCACAATGACGTTTTGTGGTACTCAGTCACAGGCTCCAGACACACATCCACACCCACCCTCCATCTGGAAAGTGAGGGACCCCAGATGGGCAAGAATTCCAGCTCTGCCTGCGCGGAGGGCTGTGAGGTTGACCAGTGAACTGCTGCTGCCACCTGGTGGTTCTGTGTGAGAAGTGTCTGCTCTACCCTTAGGTCCAGAGGCAGCCAGGTTGACCCCTTTGTTATTCCATTTTCCTATATTTCTTGGCCCGTCTGAGGTCCAGTGGCCAAAACCTTGAGGTCCCTGCCTGCAGTTGGTCCAGAACACACTGATGACACCCACCTGCTCCTGCACTATGAACCAGGTGGGGGACTGGAGGCaggtgagggggaagggaaggtctGGCATCTGGCAcctggagggggcaggagagggctcAGTccagacagaactggaagctgaactggggaggagagagggtgcTGGCTTGGTGCCTCAGCAAGGACCCTAGACTCCAGAGTGGGAGGACAAGCGTGAGGCTGACTCCCATTGATGGCTTTCCTGATCCTCACTCACTCagagctggagggaagggggggatTTAGAGGAGGCTCGTTGTTCTCCCTCAGAtatacagacagacacacagacacacagacacagacacacacagacacacagacacacacacacacacacacacagtaggagGAGAACTGAAAGACCATATAACGATGCACTGAAGTCCCTGCTGTAGTCATTACTAAGAAGAGGCATGGTGGGGTGGAGTTGGGGGTGGCCCCACCCCTCCATGTCCCTTCCACACTCTTCTGGGCCTCCAGAGATTAGGTGATACCTGCCCCAGCTCCAGTCCAGGGGTGACAGTCAAAATTGTTAAGACCAGGCATAGGTACCACCATCAGACCAAAGGTTGACCCCAAAGACAGACCAAGGTCCTAGGCCCTGCTGGATTGCGGGGAGATCTGGGAAAGGGCTGGAGATGCTAGAGAATATTTAGGGAGACACCAGGGGCCTCAGGGCAGCAACTAATTGCCAACTAGCACAGGTGAATTTCAAGACTCTACCAGGAAGAGCAGCATGGCACAGACCTGAAAATAGCAGCCCAGTGCCAGACCCTGGGGCTCCCGGAACTAGCTGGGGCCAGGTCTCTCTGAGGCAGGTCAGAAAGTGTGGGTGGCCCAGGTGAGGCGGGGGAGGTGGTCAGCAGCCCAGCCCCAGGAGGTGATGGTCAGGGCGAGCCATGTCGGACACTCTTAGGGTGCAAtgcccagcccaggcccccacTCACCACTGAGAAGTTGTGAGGGCCACAGGGCCCCCCGCAGTAGGAACAATAGAGCAGCATGTCCTCTAGCCGGTGGCAGGAGCGATTGTAGAAGCGGTGCAGGTTAAAGGGCTCCCCAGAGAAGGCCTCAGGCCCCGGTGGGGCCAGTGGCACCCCAGGGTCATCACTTTCATCCAGCCCCAGCATGGGGGCCAGGTAGAGCAAGTCAGGGTAGCTGAGCTGGGACAGCCGCACGGCATTAGTGTTGCAGAGGGTGACCGCCGGGAAGGCCAGCTCTGTGGTGGCCACCTCGTCTAGCAGAGTCACGTGCGGGTAGCTGAGGTAATAGGCAACGCGGTCCCCTACCTGGCACAAGAAGGCACCCAGTGCCAGGACAAAGGCCACTGCCCACAGGGCCTGCCTCGGCCCTGGACCCCCCTCCACAAAGATGTGGTTGGCGCCATGCAGGGTGCAGCTATTAGCAAAGGCCACCAAATCCATGGGCGAATCCCCCTCTCCAGTCTCCTTCCTCactgcctccttttccttctcttcttcctcttctgactCTGAGTTGTCTTGCTGCTGCCGCTGGTGGGGACCCCAAACATCTCCCAAGGGCCTTGGGGCTTCCTCTCCAGAGGAGAATGACAGAGAGCAGAAGATCTGGATGGGCATCTTCTCCAGGGGTTGCTGGCACGGGGGATTGGCAGGTCAAGGAAGAGACAGATGTGATCTCAGGCAGGGTCCAGCAGGGCCAGGCACACAGACCTTCTGCCAGATCTCCTctgccccgccgccgccgccgccgctgccgctgccgctgccggcCAGCTGTCCTCTGCCAGGGCCTCCGTGGCAGTGTGGCTGCGATGGGGCTGAGACTGGgcggggtgtggggaggaggacCTGCGTGTTCAGCTGGGGAGGGCGGGCCTCTGGGCCTGATGAATAATGGATGGTGGTGGGAAAAGGAGGctgatggagaggagggagcccctTTCCTGTCACCAACTCCAGCAGGACAGAGAGGGTCAAAGACAGTGGAAACCGTAGATGAGTGAGCCTAGAGGCTCCAGGTGAGATGGGACCTAGCAGACTCCTTTGCTCCCACAGCCCAGAGCCACAGtccttgcccctcctccatgacaTTCAAGCTCCTTGTCACCATCCCATAGGCTCCTCACCATCTCCCTTGGCCTTCCTATCCCAATTCTGGGTCCTCACACCCGTTTTCAACTGGCACAGCCATTCCCCTGAGATATCAGAGCTTCCACACTCTCTAGGTTCTCTCTTGGACCTCTGATTCCTCCATGACTTCCCTTGATTCATAATCCCCCCCAATTATTTCACTGACCATACTCCCACCATCTCCTAATACTCACATAAGACCCCAGTTCCCTTTCAGTCACTCCCCTGACCCCAATTCACCCTGTTACTTCCTGAACCCTAATTCCCCTGTAATCATTGCCTTGACCTCCAGTTTCCCTCAAGCCAGTCCCTGACCCCATTtatcctcctcccctccctcccctgattcTGGCTCAGCTTCAAGTCTGCACCCTCCCCTGTGCTGAGCAACACTTAGGTcactttcccttcctccacctttccCTTCTGTGGCTTGGGGGTCAGCCCAGGTTCCATTAGCAGAGGTCTCTCACTGACCACAGACTCATTTATGGCCAGTTCCCGGCACCAgtggcggggcagggggagggacccCATCTCTTGCAGCTGAAAAGCTTCCTGGCAGACCACCACTCCCCCTCCCAGCTTGCCCACCCCTCAACCATCCAGGAGAGGAGTTCGAGGAATTCTGTCTGGTAGGTGGAAGAAATTGAGATCAGAGCAAACTGCTAGGTCAGGTGGAGGGTGTCAGGAACCAATCTGGAGTGTTCCCCAAACCCTCAGCCTCATAGAGACTTGCCCCCCATTTACCATTCTCtgctccctggcccctggcccctctgTGCACTCTGATTACTCAGGGCCACTGATTCAGGAACTTGAGCCACTAGCCAAGTCTCCAGGGCCTAGAAGGTGacctggggggaggagaggaagggagggagggagggaggggaagcttGTTAACCCTTCCTCTGCAGGGCCAGAGAAAAGCAGTGGGGTCATATGAGTTTACTTCAGCCTTGCCCTTCCTTAACCGGCACAAAGCCCCAgacctccttccccctcctcttctcccctccctccctgctcccacacctcttcccttctccattttCATGCAGAGACCCTGGAGTGTGTTGGGGATCAGGAGGCCGGGTGCCAGATTCCAGCAGAACTGACTGATGTAGGATCTTTGGCCTCAGCTTTGCTGCCAGGGACACAGAGGCCCCAGAAGAAGCTTGGTGTTTGAGCTCTGGCCCATCTCCACTCTTTCACCATTGCCCTCAGACTGGCCTCTACCTCATTTAACTATACAATGGCCTTCCGACTGCTCTTCCCAATCCCCTGCCTCCTAATAGTTTCTCCCCACCTTATATAGTTCTGTATGTAATTCTGACCACTCTCCTGTGTAGAGACTTTCAAGCCCCAGTACCTCTTGGTAAAATCACCCCCATCTCAAGAGGAGCTATGAGACCTTTGCAAGTTACCTTCCAGCCTCCCTTCCCCATCAGTCCACAGCAGTCCAGTGCGTAGCcaccctgcccttctcccattctgcataCACGCTAGGCTCATCCACAGCTCCATGCCTTCCCTGGACTCTATCTggagaatttcatttttcaagactTTATAAACATATtacttcctccaagaagccttccctgatagCACAGGGCATAGTTAGTACCCACTCAGGGCACTGAATGAAGGGTCCAATTCTGCTCAAGCCCCTTCAGGCATGAGTAGTGACCCATAGCTTCTTGAAGACAGGGACTATGAGAATAAAAGAGCAAGACCCAAGGACCATGTGAAGAAACTAGAACCAAAAAAGACCAGGAACACCCAGGGCAACCAGAGAGGTCACTgaagagatgaggagagagattACGGCCCTCCCCTCCTTTAGCTGTTGTCCTCAGGCTTCTTCTGTATGAATTCATGggttcctttcctctttctggtCCCATATGCATCTTCTctgcactgccccccaccccctcaccccagacCTCAGCTTCTAGCAGGCTGCGCATCCTCAGGACGTGTTTCAGAGGTAAGTTCTAGGcctggggtgtgggtggggaagcTGCAGCTGCCCATGTGTCCCACACCCACTAGAGGGCACTGTTCCCCTCCTTCAGACTTCTGGAAGGAGCCTAGCTTAGACTTCCTGAGGGAAGAAACCAAGGCAGGGGACACTTCCACTGTGAGGCTTCACCAGAGAGAagggcacgcacacacacagcagcTTCGGAGGACGGCAAATCCAGCATGGCAGGACACTTCTTCCCCCACACCAACACAAAGACCTACACTGCACACCTACACATCACTACACACAGCTGCCTTGTGGGGCAACAAagacacacgcgcacacacacacacagacacacacacatatgcacgcatttcctccctcctccatcctcTAACATTCTCTCCCACCTCATCTTGTTCCAGTAGACAAATCCAAAGTTTTCACAGTAATGGGAGGTAAGGAAGGTATCAAGCAGCACACACAGACCCCCAAGCACACACAGAGACCCCAGGGGAAATGGCCAAGCAGACACGTAGGTAGGACAGCACTCGAGTCTGAACCCTCTGTCCAAGGATGCAACCCTTCCCTGTGCTGTTCCCCGCTCAGCTCTGCTCTTAAGCTGTGTGGCAACTCAGTGGTTTCTGCCTTTTCTCCGCGTGTCTTTCTAAACTCCCTCGCCCTCAACATCTGTACAATGTCTCATGCTCTTCAATTGATATCTCATGGGATCCTTAAACAACGTAGCGAAATAAGCAGGTTTGAGTAACTTCACCCCCACttggcaaatgaggaaactgaggcacaatgaTCTGTTCAGGTTTCATGGAGAGCAAGTAATGGGCATGAGATCCTCCTCCCCCAAGTCCCTATTTCTTcataataaacaaacttaaaaaaaaaaatatatatatatataaaggaccAGGATCTTACCCTTGTGGAGCTTACTGTCTAATGGGGGAGACAGacactgttttctaaaaattGCAAAAGTAAGTATTTGATTGCAAACTATGATAAGTGTCATGAAAAAAACAATATGCCTCTCTGTGAGTGAATGACAGGGAGCTCTGACCCCGCCTTAGGAATCAAAGCAGGTTTCTCTGAGGAAGTGATGTTTGAATTGCAATCTAAAGAATAAGGGGGCATAATTAGGTAAAGGtctgcatgggggtggggagtgggggcaaGGGGAATGAGTATTCTGGAGAACAGAgtcatgcaaaggccctgaagaCCACAGAAGAAGAGAGCTAAGCAGAGGAATATGTAGCCGGAGAGCCAGAGCAGGGTAAGAACAGGCTGGAGAAACAGGCAGGACCCAGACCTTTCAGGGCCTTGAAGGCCCTAGCAAGGATTCTGGCGCAAGGACAATGGGAGGCACACCATGGGAGGATTTCAAGTGACAGAGCAGTGTTTGAAGAGAGGACTCTGGAACGGCCACAGGGGTTGCTGGAAGACCTGTTATGAAATCACTAGAGGGTCTAGGTAAGACAGGGAGTAGTGGGCTGGCTTGGTGTGGGGCAACAGGGCAGGGATATTTAGGAGGCAATGGCGGCAGGTCTCATTAAAGGAGGTTAGGGAGACAGAGTGTCAGGGATGGTTTCTAGTCCGCATAAGTGGCTGAATGGTGGGGTGGCTCGCCAGGCCAGAACACAAGGCGAGGACTAGTTCAGGAGATGAGATGAGGAATTTGGCTCTGCACATTGGGGACAGCCAAGTGGAGATGTGAAGTAGGAGATTGGTCATCTGGCGCTGAGGCTAAGAGGAGAGAGCTGGACCGAGGCACACATCTGGCACTTGCTGGTGTACAGATGCTGACTGAAGTCACAAGTGAAGATGAGAAGGCccaagaatagaatagaaagtgaaagaaaggaagaaagatagaaagaacgAACGAACAAGCAAGACTGCTTTGTCACTATCCACTGAAGCTAAACAGAATCCCAACCTGTAACGTAACCACAGCTCCTAGTTATATACCCAAGCAATGAGTACCTATGACaactaaaaaacataaacaaaaatgttcacggtggctttatttataatagccaaaaaactagtacatttgttacaacccAAATGTCTAGCAAGAGTAGAATGAGTAAACACATGTTGGTGTATTTACACAATGAGATACAATGCAGCATCAACAAAGAGCT is from Suricata suricatta isolate VVHF042 chromosome 10, meerkat_22Aug2017_6uvM2_HiC, whole genome shotgun sequence and encodes:
- the ASIC1 gene encoding acid-sensing ion channel 1 isoform X2, which produces MELKAEEEEVGGVQPVSIQAFASSSTLHGLAHIFSYERLSLKRALWALCFLGSLAVLLCVCTERVQYYFHYHHVTKLDEVAASQLTFPAVTLCNLNEFRFSQVSKNDLYHAGELLALLNNRYEIPDTQMADEKQLEILQDKANFRSFKPKPFNMREFYDRAGHDIRDMLLSCHFRGEVCSAEDFKVVFTRYGKCYTFNSGRDGRPRLKTMKGGTGNGLEIMLDIQQDEYLPVWGETDETSFEAGIKVQIHSQDEPPFIDQLGFGVAPGFQTFVSCQEQRLIYLPPPWGTCKAVTMDSDFFDSYSITACRIDCETRYLVENCNCRMVHMPGDAPYCTPEQYKECADPALDFLVEKDQEYCVCEMPCNLTRYGKELSMVKIPSKASAKYLAKKFNKSEQYIGENILVLDIFFEVLNYETIEQKKAYEIAGLLGDIGGQMGLFIGASILTVLELFDYAYEVIKHKLCRRGKCQKEAKRSSADKGVALSLDDVKRHNPCESLRGHPAGMKYAANILPHHPARGTFEDFTC
- the ASIC1 gene encoding acid-sensing ion channel 1 isoform X1: MPIQIFCSLSFSSGEEAPRPLGDVWGPHQRQQQDNSESEEEEEKEKEAVRKETGEGDSPMDLVAFANSCTLHGANHIFVEGGPGPRQALWAVAFVLALGAFLCQVGDRVAYYLSYPHVTLLDEVATTELAFPAVTLCNTNAVRLSQLSYPDLLYLAPMLGLDESDDPGVPLAPPGPEAFSGEPFNLHRFYNRSCHRLEDMLLYCSYCGGPCGPHNFSVVFTRYGKCYTFNSGRDGRPRLKTMKGGTGNGLEIMLDIQQDEYLPVWGETDETSFEAGIKVQIHSQDEPPFIDQLGFGVAPGFQTFVSCQEQRLIYLPPPWGTCKAVTMDSDFFDSYSITACRIDCETRYLVENCNCRMVHMPGDAPYCTPEQYKECADPALDFLVEKDQEYCVCEMPCNLTRYGKELSMVKIPSKASAKYLAKKFNKSEQYIGENILVLDIFFEVLNYETIEQKKAYEIAGLLGDIGGQMGLFIGASILTVLELFDYAYEVIKHKLCRRGKCQKEAKRSSADKGVALSLDDVKRHNPCESLRGHPAGMKYAANILPHHPARGTFEDFTC